A region from the Pseudomonas sp. KU26590 genome encodes:
- the cysB gene encoding HTH-type transcriptional regulator CysB yields MKLQQLRYIWEVAHHDLNVSATAQSLYTSQPGISKQIRLLEDELGVEVFARSGKHLTRVTPAGERIITTAGEILRKVESIKQIAQEFSNEKKGTLSIATTHTQARYALPPVISNFIKQYPDVALHMHQGSPMQIAEMAADGTVDFAIATEALELFGDLVMMPCYTWNRCVVVPQGHPLTKVPKLTLEVLAEYPIVTYVFGFTGRSKLDEAFSHRGLTPKVVFTAADADVIKTYVRLGLGVGIVAKMAVDPKLDSDLVVLDASELFEASVTKIGFRRGTFLRGFMCDFIEKFAPHLTRDVMAKAIQCHNKQELEELFAGVELPEH; encoded by the coding sequence ATGAAGCTTCAACAACTGCGCTACATCTGGGAAGTGGCGCACCACGACCTCAACGTTTCAGCGACGGCGCAAAGCCTCTACACCTCGCAGCCAGGCATCAGCAAGCAGATCCGCCTGCTGGAAGACGAATTGGGCGTCGAGGTTTTCGCCCGCAGCGGCAAGCACCTGACCCGCGTCACCCCGGCAGGCGAGCGCATCATCACCACGGCCGGCGAGATCCTGCGAAAAGTCGAAAGCATCAAACAGATTGCCCAGGAATTCTCCAACGAGAAAAAAGGCACGCTGTCCATCGCCACCACCCACACCCAGGCGCGTTATGCACTGCCGCCAGTGATCAGCAACTTCATCAAGCAGTACCCGGACGTCGCGCTGCACATGCATCAGGGCTCGCCGATGCAGATCGCGGAAATGGCGGCCGACGGCACGGTCGATTTCGCCATCGCCACGGAAGCGCTGGAACTGTTCGGCGATCTGGTGATGATGCCGTGCTACACCTGGAACCGCTGCGTGGTCGTTCCCCAGGGCCATCCGCTGACCAAAGTGCCGAAACTGACCCTGGAAGTTCTCGCCGAGTACCCGATCGTGACGTACGTGTTCGGTTTCACCGGTCGTTCCAAGCTCGACGAAGCATTTAGCCACCGTGGCCTGACGCCGAAAGTGGTGTTCACCGCCGCCGACGCTGACGTCATCAAGACCTACGTGAGACTGGGACTAGGCGTGGGTATCGTCGCGAAAATGGCTGTCGATCCGAAGCTGGACAGCGATCTGGTGGTGCTCGACGCCAGCGAACTGTTCGAAGCCAGCGTGACCAAAATCGGCTTCCGTCGCGGCACCTTCTTGCGCGGGTTCATGTGCGACTTCATCGAAAAATTCGCCCCGCACCTGACCCGCGACGTCATGGCCAAAGCCATTCAGTGCCACAACAAGCAGGAACTGGAAGAGCTGTTTGCCGGGGTTGAACTGCCGGAGCATTGA
- a CDS encoding universal stress protein, with protein sequence MIRSMLYATDLGAYAPYTLQHALVLARTFDAELHVVHVVEPMGVFAESVLQSYLAADVLKELHSEGVNTVIDGIEARVMASFREELGEGHEDLALIRSVRVVQGDPSNVILDQARLLSVDLLVVGRRSHGGEGDTPIGRTAARVLQLSDVPVYMVPMLQRRTQP encoded by the coding sequence ATGATCCGCTCGATGCTCTACGCCACGGACCTCGGTGCTTATGCGCCGTATACGCTGCAGCACGCGCTGGTGCTGGCGCGGACCTTCGATGCCGAGCTGCATGTCGTGCATGTGGTGGAGCCGATGGGCGTGTTCGCCGAGTCCGTGCTGCAGAGTTACCTGGCCGCCGATGTGCTCAAAGAGCTGCACAGCGAGGGCGTCAATACGGTGATCGACGGCATTGAGGCGCGGGTGATGGCCAGTTTTCGTGAAGAACTGGGGGAGGGCCATGAGGACCTGGCGCTGATCCGCAGTGTTCGCGTGGTCCAGGGCGACCCCTCCAATGTGATACTCGATCAGGCGCGCCTGCTCAGCGTCGACCTGCTGGTGGTCGGCCGTCGCAGCCATGGCGGTGAGGGCGATACGCCGATTGGCCGAACGGCGGCGCGGGTCCTGCAACTGTCGGATGTGCCGGTGTACATGGTGCCGATGCTGCAGAGGCGTACACAACCGTGA
- a CDS encoding 5'-nucleotidase — MSTELNVKTPGSKLVLAISSRALFDLRESHDVYMASGVAAYRQYQIDHEDEILEPGDAFRLVEKLLSLNASLNQSRVEVVLVSRNSADTGLRVFNSIQHYGLDISRAAFVGGRSPFPYLAAFGSHLFLSTHAEDVRSALDAGFAAATILSGGARRAASAELRIAFDGDAVLFSDESERVYQSGGLEAFQANEREAARRPLPGGPFKPFLAALNALQREFPEESCPIRTALVTARSAPAHERVIRTLREWDIRLDESLFLGGLDKSAFLEAFAADVFFDDQPGHCERAREVVATGHVPHGISNELKP, encoded by the coding sequence ATGAGCACTGAGCTGAACGTTAAAACCCCGGGGAGCAAGCTGGTGCTGGCGATTTCCTCGCGGGCGCTGTTTGATCTGCGGGAAAGCCATGACGTCTATATGGCCAGCGGCGTCGCGGCCTATCGTCAGTACCAGATCGACCACGAGGATGAAATCCTCGAGCCCGGTGATGCGTTCCGCCTGGTGGAAAAACTGCTCAGCCTGAACGCCAGCCTGAACCAGTCCCGAGTGGAAGTGGTGCTGGTCTCGCGCAACAGCGCCGACACCGGCTTGCGCGTGTTCAATTCGATTCAGCATTACGGCCTGGACATTTCCCGTGCGGCGTTCGTCGGCGGGCGCAGTCCGTTTCCGTATCTGGCCGCTTTCGGCAGCCACCTGTTCCTGTCCACCCACGCCGAAGACGTGCGCAGCGCGCTGGATGCGGGCTTCGCCGCCGCGACCATTCTCTCCGGTGGCGCCCGCCGCGCGGCCAGTGCCGAGCTGCGCATCGCTTTCGACGGTGACGCCGTGCTGTTTTCCGATGAGTCCGAGCGTGTGTATCAGTCCGGTGGGCTCGAGGCGTTCCAGGCCAACGAGCGCGAGGCGGCGCGACGGCCATTGCCCGGCGGGCCGTTCAAACCCTTTCTCGCGGCATTGAACGCCTTGCAGCGCGAATTCCCCGAAGAGTCCTGCCCAATTCGCACGGCACTGGTCACTGCGCGCTCGGCGCCGGCTCACGAGCGGGTGATCCGGACGCTGCGCGAGTGGGACATCCGTCTGGATGAGTCGCTGTTTCTCGGCGGTCTGGACAAGTCGGCGTTTCTGGAGGCATTCGCTGCGGACGTGTTCTTCGACGATCAGCCGGGTCACTGTGAGCGGGCGCGCGAGGTCGTGGCGACCGGGCACGTGCCCCACGGCATCAGCAACGAGCTAAAACCCTGA
- a CDS encoding putative 2-dehydropantoate 2-reductase → MSERAASERATKSRIGIIGTGAIGGFYGVMLARAGFDVHFLLRSEFDAVARNGLRVDSQVHGPLVLENVQAYASAADMPPCDWLLVGAKTTGNGGVASAIVQAAAPDAKVLLLQNGLGVEQELRAALPDSLHLLGGLCFVCVHRTGPGQITHQAFGAVNIGYHSGPADAAARAHWVEQGASLFHQAGIDSVAMDNLDKARWQKLVWNVPYNGLSVLLNASTTPLMADADGRALIQGLMAEVVQGAEACGHVLPEGYAEQLLKVTGHMPDYRPSMYHDFTEKRPLELDAIYARPLAAALAAGCDMPKVRALYHALAFIDRGNR, encoded by the coding sequence ATGAGCGAAAGAGCAGCGAGCGAACGCGCAACTAAATCCCGGATCGGGATCATCGGCACTGGCGCAATCGGCGGCTTCTACGGCGTGATGCTGGCCCGGGCCGGCTTCGATGTGCATTTTCTGCTGCGCAGCGAATTCGATGCCGTCGCCCGCAACGGCTTGCGTGTGGACAGTCAGGTGCATGGCCCGTTGGTGCTGGAAAATGTCCAGGCCTACGCCTCAGCTGCCGACATGCCGCCCTGCGACTGGCTGCTGGTCGGCGCCAAGACCACCGGCAACGGCGGGGTGGCCTCCGCCATCGTTCAGGCCGCGGCGCCGGACGCCAAGGTTTTGCTCCTGCAAAACGGCTTGGGTGTCGAGCAAGAGCTGCGCGCAGCCTTACCTGATTCCCTTCATCTATTGGGCGGCCTGTGTTTTGTTTGTGTGCATCGCACAGGGCCAGGGCAGATCACCCATCAGGCCTTCGGCGCCGTGAATATCGGCTACCACAGCGGGCCGGCCGACGCGGCAGCGCGCGCGCACTGGGTCGAGCAGGGCGCTTCGCTGTTTCACCAGGCGGGCATTGACTCCGTGGCGATGGACAACCTCGACAAGGCGCGTTGGCAGAAACTGGTGTGGAACGTGCCCTACAACGGGCTTTCCGTGCTGCTCAACGCCAGCACCACACCGCTGATGGCCGACGCCGACGGTCGCGCGCTGATCCAGGGCCTGATGGCGGAAGTGGTGCAGGGCGCCGAAGCGTGCGGGCACGTGTTGCCGGAGGGCTACGCCGAGCAATTGCTCAAGGTCACTGGCCATATGCCGGATTACCGGCCGAGCATGTACCACGACTTCACCGAAAAACGCCCGCTGGAACTCGACGCCATCTATGCCCGCCCCCTCGCGGCTGCGCTGGCCGCCGGCTGCGACATGCCCAAGGTGCGCGCCCTGTATCACGCGCTGGCGTTTATTGATCGCGGTAATCGTTGA
- a CDS encoding thioredoxin, whose translation MDQLQLTDFDLDQQLLNLPGVSLLIFSSLGCSSCRWARHHLPEQSLPLDRLCWIDAEENGGAVERYGVFHLPAMFVVRDGAFFGPLRTQMSADAIATGLAHALATPPDELP comes from the coding sequence GTGGATCAATTGCAACTGACGGACTTCGACCTCGACCAGCAACTTCTCAACCTGCCCGGCGTCTCACTGCTGATTTTCAGCAGCCTGGGCTGCTCCAGTTGCCGTTGGGCCCGGCACCATTTGCCTGAGCAATCCTTGCCGCTGGACCGCCTGTGCTGGATCGATGCCGAAGAAAACGGCGGCGCGGTGGAGCGCTACGGCGTGTTCCATCTGCCGGCGATGTTTGTGGTGCGCGACGGCGCCTTCTTCGGGCCCCTGCGCACGCAGATGTCCGCCGATGCCATTGCCACGGGCCTGGCACACGCGCTGGCGACGCCGCCAGACGAACTACCCTGA